From a single Myotis daubentonii chromosome 5, mMyoDau2.1, whole genome shotgun sequence genomic region:
- the SNCB gene encoding beta-synuclein, whose product MDVFMKGLSMAKEGVVAAAEKTKQGVTEAAEKTKEGVLYVGNKTREGVVQGVTSVAEKTKEQASHLGGAMFSGAGNIAAATGLMKKEEFPTDLKPEEVAQEAVEASLIEPLMEPEGVSYEESPQEEYQEYEPEA is encoded by the exons ATGGACGTGTTCATGAAGGGCCTGTCCATGGCCAAGGAGGGCGTCGTGGCCGCCGCGGAGAAAACCAAGCAGGGGGTCACGGAGGCGGCGGAGAAGACCAAGGAGGGCGTCCTCTACGTCG GAAACAAGACCCGAGAAGGGGTGGTACAAGGAGTCACCTCAG TGGCTGAGAAAACCAAGGAGCAGGCATCACATCTGGGAGGAGCTATGTTCTCTGGGGCTGGGAACATCGCAGCAGCCACAGGCCTGATGAAGAAGGAGGAATTCCCCACTGATCTGAAG CCTGAGGAAGTGGCCCAGGAAGCTGTGGAGGCGTCACTGATAGAGCCCCTGATGGAGCCAGAAGGAGTGAGCTATGAGGAATCGCCCCAG GAGGAGTATCAGGAGTATGAGCCAGAGGCCTAA